In Bacilli bacterium PM5-9, the following are encoded in one genomic region:
- a CDS encoding phosphoglucosamine mutase (product_source=KO:K03431; cath_funfam=3.30.310.50,3.40.120.10; cog=COG1109; ko=KO:K03431; pfam=PF00408,PF02878,PF02879,PF02880; superfamily=53738,55957; tigrfam=TIGR01455), protein MGKYFGTDGIRGVANEELSATIAFKVGQYLGYTFKGENILIGMDTRMSKDMLEAALCAGITSAGANVYTSKVISTPGVSYLVRENNFSAGIMISASHNPYYDNGIKVFNNSGEKIAEELENNIEKYIDDEISIELANKDEIGVIINYEHQTQKYLDFLASTVDLDLSKFKVIIDCANGSASALASKLFSKLNIQHEIIFNKPNGININVDCGSTHLNNLINKVKESDVDLGIAFDGDADRMLAVDQNGNIIDGDLILYICSKYLKAQNKLNNDTLVTTVMSNIGLYKALDKEGIKYEKTAVGDKYVYENMVTYNNSLGGEQSGHIIFKEYATTGDGMLSAIQLLEAIAYSNKSLLELASEVTIYPQLLVNVKVNDKKKVLESDLLKEEVENVEKELHGDGRVLLRASGTEPLIRVMVEASTEELCKKHVDYLVKIVESIS, encoded by the coding sequence ATGGGTAAATATTTTGGAACAGATGGAATAAGAGGAGTTGCAAACGAAGAACTTAGTGCAACAATTGCTTTTAAAGTAGGACAATATTTAGGATATACATTTAAAGGTGAAAATATTTTAATTGGAATGGATACTAGAATGTCTAAAGATATGTTAGAAGCTGCTTTATGTGCTGGAATAACAAGCGCAGGTGCTAATGTTTATACTTCAAAAGTTATTTCAACTCCAGGAGTTAGTTATTTAGTTAGAGAAAATAATTTTAGTGCAGGTATAATGATTAGTGCAAGCCACAATCCTTATTATGATAATGGAATTAAAGTATTTAATAATAGTGGTGAAAAAATTGCTGAAGAATTAGAGAATAATATTGAAAAATATATTGATGATGAAATTTCAATTGAATTAGCAAATAAAGATGAAATTGGTGTGATTATTAATTATGAACATCAAACTCAAAAATATTTAGATTTTTTAGCAAGTACTGTTGATTTAGATTTATCTAAATTTAAAGTAATTATTGATTGTGCTAATGGGTCAGCTAGTGCTTTAGCAAGCAAATTATTTTCAAAACTAAATATTCAACATGAAATTATTTTTAATAAACCAAATGGAATTAATATTAATGTTGATTGTGGTTCTACTCATTTAAATAACTTAATTAATAAAGTTAAAGAAAGCGATGTTGATTTAGGAATTGCTTTTGATGGCGATGCAGATAGAATGTTAGCTGTAGATCAAAATGGTAATATTATTGATGGTGATTTAATTTTATATATTTGTTCTAAATATTTAAAAGCACAAAATAAATTGAATAATGATACTTTAGTTACAACTGTTATGTCAAATATTGGATTGTATAAAGCATTAGACAAAGAAGGTATTAAATATGAAAAAACAGCAGTTGGAGATAAATATGTTTATGAAAATATGGTAACTTACAATAATAGCCTTGGAGGAGAACAATCAGGACATATTATCTTTAAAGAATATGCAACAACAGGTGATGGAATGTTAAGTGCAATTCAATTATTAGAAGCAATTGCCTATAGTAATAAAAGTTTACTAGAACTTGCAAGTGAAGTTACAATCTATCCGCAATTATTAGTAAATGTTAAAGTAAATGATAAAAAGAAAGTATTAGAATCAGATTTATTAAAAGAAGAAGTTGAAAATGTAGAAAAAGAATTACATGGCGATGGACGTGTTCTTTTAAGAGCAAGTGGTACTGAACCATTAATTAGAGTAATGGTTGAAGCAAGTACTGAAGAATTATGTAAAAAACATGTTGATTATCTTGTGAAAATCGTAGAATCAATTTCGTAG
- a CDS encoding membrane protein implicated in regulation of membrane protease activity (product_source=COG1585; cog=COG1585; pfam=PF01957; superfamily=141322; transmembrane_helix_parts=Inside_1_4,TMhelix_5_27,Outside_28_31,TMhelix_32_66,Inside_67_154) encodes MDTMLIIWLIVIIGFLVIEIMTPSFFSISFSIAGVVALIVYFLGFGIMAQLVAYTITVAITLYFLIPILRKISNVKSNQNGPVVRTNLDLIIGEVGICLEKISLLQDGLVKIEGKEWTAKVTEDIEIEAQTPVIIKEIQGSKVIVEPAKKEREE; translated from the coding sequence ATGGATACAATGCTTATTATTTGGTTAATAGTTATTATTGGATTTTTAGTTATTGAAATAATGACACCTAGTTTTTTTTCAATCAGCTTTTCAATTGCTGGAGTCGTTGCATTAATTGTTTATTTCTTAGGATTTGGAATAATGGCACAATTAGTTGCTTATACAATTACAGTAGCAATTACTTTATATTTCTTAATACCAATTTTAAGGAAAATATCAAATGTTAAATCTAACCAAAATGGTCCAGTTGTTAGAACTAATTTAGATTTGATTATTGGAGAAGTAGGGATATGTTTAGAAAAAATATCTTTACTTCAAGACGGATTAGTTAAAATTGAGGGAAAAGAATGGACTGCTAAGGTAACTGAGGATATTGAAATAGAAGCACAAACGCCAGTAATTATTAAAGAAATACAAGGTTCAAAAGTAATTGTAGAACCTGCAAAAAAAGAAAGAGAGGAATAA
- a CDS encoding regulator of protease activity HflC (stomatin/prohibitin superfamily) (product_source=COG0330; cog=COG0330; pfam=PF01145; smart=SM00244; superfamily=117892; transmembrane_helix_parts=Inside_1_6,TMhelix_7_24,Outside_25_306): MGIFENIGGLVAIVIVLIILAYLATRIRIVQQATCIIIERLGNFNRVCNSGIHFFIPFIERPVRKLSLKEQVIDFPPQPVITKDNVTIQIDTVIFFQVTDPERYTYGVSNPLNALENLTATTLRNIIGDLELDESLTSRDTINSRMRSILDEASDPWGVKVNRVELKNILPPLDIQQAMEKQMRAEREKRESILIAEGEKISAITKATGEKESIILRAEARKEEQIRHAEGEAEAIRLVNEATAQGLEYIKDINVDQGVINIKSLETFAKVADGQATKIVIPSDIQNMAGLATSLTEIIKTGDVEK, translated from the coding sequence ATGGGAATTTTTGAAAACATTGGAGGGTTAGTTGCGATTGTAATAGTATTAATTATTTTAGCTTACTTAGCAACTAGAATTAGAATCGTCCAACAAGCAACATGTATTATTATTGAAAGATTGGGTAACTTTAATCGAGTGTGTAATAGTGGGATCCACTTTTTTATACCGTTTATTGAAAGACCAGTTAGAAAGTTATCACTTAAAGAACAAGTTATTGACTTTCCACCACAACCAGTTATCACAAAAGATAATGTTACAATTCAAATTGATACAGTAATCTTTTTCCAAGTAACTGATCCAGAGCGTTATACTTATGGAGTTAGTAATCCATTAAACGCATTAGAAAACTTAACAGCAACTACTTTACGTAATATTATTGGGGATTTAGAATTAGATGAATCATTAACATCACGTGATACGATTAACTCAAGAATGCGTTCAATCTTAGATGAAGCTAGTGATCCATGGGGAGTTAAAGTAAATAGAGTTGAGTTAAAAAATATCTTACCACCATTAGATATCCAACAAGCTATGGAAAAACAAATGCGTGCAGAACGTGAAAAACGTGAGTCAATCTTAATTGCTGAAGGTGAAAAAATATCAGCAATCACTAAGGCTACTGGTGAAAAAGAAAGTATTATCTTAAGAGCAGAAGCTCGTAAAGAAGAACAAATTCGCCATGCTGAAGGGGAAGCAGAAGCAATTAGATTAGTAAATGAAGCAACTGCTCAAGGTCTTGAATACATTAAAGATATTAATGTTGATCAAGGCGTAATTAATATTAAATCATTAGAAACATTTGCTAAAGTTGCTGATGGTCAAGCTACTAAGATTGTTATTCCAAGTGATATTCAAAATATGGCTGGTTTAGCTACTTCACTAACTGAAATTATTAAAACTGGTGATGTTGAAAAATAA
- a CDS encoding hypothetical protein (product_source=Hypo-rule applied; superfamily=63829) has translation MLKNKDFITKITAIILIIFSVYGCSKNDTIDKYDSLDKLNINFLKENTDFIYLKSFEKDSKYYNVYYANSKKNKVKIISIKKDKQQFEISKISNDFIVNEEVTYWVEKDKYGIKCSFKNKIDCVEEFK, from the coding sequence ATGTTGAAAAATAAGGATTTTATCACAAAAATTACAGCGATTATCTTAATCATATTTAGTGTTTATGGTTGTTCAAAAAATGATACTATTGATAAATATGATTCTTTAGATAAATTAAATATAAATTTCTTAAAAGAAAATACTGATTTTATATATTTAAAATCATTTGAAAAAGATAGTAAATATTATAATGTTTATTATGCTAATTCAAAGAAAAATAAAGTTAAAATCATTAGCATAAAAAAAGATAAACAACAATTTGAAATTTCAAAAATATCCAATGATTTTATTGTAAATGAAGAAGTTACATATTGGGTTGAAAAAGATAAATATGGTATAAAGTGTTCTTTTAAAAATAAAATTGATTGTGTTGAAGAATTTAAATAA
- a CDS encoding methylenetetrahydrofolate--tRNA-(uracil-5-)-methyltransferase (product_source=KO:K04094; cath_funfam=3.50.50.60; cog=COG1206; ko=KO:K04094; pfam=PF01134; superfamily=51905; tigrfam=TIGR00137) produces MEIVNIIGAGLAGCEATYQLAKRGIKVNLYEMRPKKYSPAHKTDYFGELVCSNSFRGNQLINAVGVLKEELLRLDSIVIKTAHEHSVPAGAALAVDRDGFAKSLTNKIKNLDNVTIINDEIDELLEGHTIVATGPLTSDKLSEAIKEFTNEESMYFYDAAAPIIEKDSINMDVAYYKSRYDKGEASYINCPMNQEQFEKWYEELINAKCTVIKEFEKEIFFEGCMPIEEIARRGPQTLTFGPLKPVGLGKDDERPYAVVQLRQDDAKATLYNIVGFQTHLTWPEQDRIIKMIPGLEQANIIRYGVMHRNTFINAPKVLLPTYQTQKRSDLFFAGQVSGVEGYVESIASGLNVGLNMARLIKNEELLVFPQETIIGSLAYYITNANGDNFQPMNANFGIVKDLGYRVKKKEKKEEYAKVALNSLDDFIKEHDVNDC; encoded by the coding sequence ATGGAAATTGTTAATATAATTGGTGCAGGACTTGCAGGTTGTGAAGCAACTTATCAGCTTGCCAAAAGAGGAATTAAAGTTAATTTATATGAAATGAGACCAAAAAAATATAGTCCAGCACATAAAACTGATTATTTTGGTGAGTTAGTCTGTTCTAATTCATTTAGAGGTAATCAATTAATTAATGCAGTTGGTGTTTTAAAAGAGGAACTACTTAGATTAGATTCAATTGTCATTAAAACTGCACATGAACATAGTGTTCCTGCAGGAGCAGCACTTGCTGTTGATAGAGATGGTTTTGCAAAAAGCTTAACAAACAAAATTAAAAATTTAGATAATGTTACAATAATTAATGATGAAATAGATGAATTGCTTGAAGGGCATACAATTGTTGCAACTGGTCCTTTAACAAGCGATAAATTAAGTGAAGCAATTAAAGAGTTTACTAATGAAGAGAGTATGTATTTCTATGATGCAGCAGCTCCTATTATTGAAAAAGACAGTATTAATATGGATGTTGCTTATTATAAATCAAGATACGATAAGGGAGAAGCTTCATATATAAATTGCCCAATGAATCAAGAGCAATTTGAAAAATGGTATGAAGAGTTAATTAATGCAAAATGTACTGTAATTAAAGAATTCGAAAAAGAAATATTTTTTGAAGGCTGTATGCCAATTGAAGAAATCGCAAGAAGAGGACCACAAACTTTAACTTTTGGTCCATTAAAACCAGTTGGTTTAGGAAAAGATGATGAAAGACCATACGCAGTAGTTCAGCTAAGACAAGATGATGCTAAAGCAACCTTATATAACATAGTGGGGTTTCAAACTCATTTAACTTGGCCTGAACAAGATCGTATAATAAAAATGATTCCTGGATTAGAACAAGCTAATATTATTAGATATGGGGTAATGCATCGTAATACTTTTATTAATGCACCTAAAGTTTTATTGCCAACTTATCAAACGCAAAAAAGAAGTGATTTATTTTTTGCGGGTCAAGTAAGTGGTGTTGAAGGTTATGTTGAAAGTATTGCTTCTGGATTAAATGTTGGTTTAAATATGGCTCGTTTAATTAAGAATGAAGAGTTACTAGTCTTTCCACAAGAGACAATTATTGGTTCATTAGCTTACTATATTACAAATGCTAATGGCGATAATTTTCAACCAATGAATGCTAACTTTGGAATTGTTAAAGATTTAGGATATCGTGTTAAAAAGAAAGAAAAGAAGGAAGAATATGCTAAAGTAGCCTTGAATAGTTTAGATGATTTTATTAAGGAGCATGATGTTAATGATTGCTAA
- a CDS encoding integrase/recombinase XerC (product_source=KO:K03733; cath_funfam=1.10.150.130,1.10.443.10; cog=COG4974; ko=KO:K03733; pfam=PF00589,PF02899; superfamily=56349) codes for MIAKFESYLKYEKFLSEKTIVAYLHDVKEYLDFFDIEIAEITYYDALEYLSFLYDKNLSKTTQARKISCLKTFYKFLLLEKVISDNFFDKISLPKKEEKLVSVLEYETLLSFLNSFSSTPLDIRNKAIFELLYATGLRVSELVSIKVNDFNYSDNSLKVLGKGDKQRIVYFDDNTVDTIKEYLNKSRKELLKNNQSEYLFINKNGTELTQRGVQFILKDKWKKFMQFQNITPHQFRHTFATHLLENGMDLRALQELLGHENLSTTQVYTKVGIKQLNNAINTLNTDVLKNEKK; via the coding sequence ATGATTGCTAAATTTGAAAGTTATTTAAAATACGAGAAGTTTTTATCTGAAAAAACAATTGTTGCTTATTTGCATGATGTTAAAGAATATCTAGATTTTTTTGATATTGAAATTGCTGAAATAACATATTATGATGCTTTAGAGTATTTATCTTTTCTTTATGATAAAAATTTAAGCAAGACAACACAAGCTCGCAAAATAAGCTGCTTAAAAACTTTTTATAAATTTTTATTATTAGAAAAGGTTATTAGTGATAATTTTTTTGATAAAATTTCACTGCCTAAAAAAGAAGAGAAATTAGTAAGTGTTTTAGAGTATGAAACTTTATTGAGTTTTTTAAATAGTTTTAGTTCAACTCCACTTGATATTAGAAATAAAGCGATTTTTGAATTGTTATATGCTACTGGATTAAGGGTTAGTGAGTTGGTAAGTATTAAGGTTAATGATTTTAACTATAGTGATAATAGTTTAAAGGTTTTAGGAAAAGGAGATAAACAACGAATTGTTTATTTTGATGATAATACTGTCGATACAATTAAAGAATATTTAAATAAAAGTAGAAAAGAATTGTTAAAAAATAATCAAAGTGAATATTTATTTATTAATAAAAATGGAACTGAATTAACGCAAAGGGGAGTTCAATTTATTTTAAAAGATAAGTGGAAGAAATTTATGCAGTTTCAAAATATTACTCCTCATCAATTTAGGCATACATTTGCTACTCATTTATTAGAAAATGGTATGGATTTAAGAGCATTACAAGAATTGTTAGGACATGAAAATTTATCGACTACTCAGGTGTATACGAAAGTTGGAATTAAACAATTGAATAATGCAATTAATACATTGAATACTGATGTTTTAAAAAATGAGAAAAAGTGA
- a CDS encoding GMP synthase (glutamine-hydrolyzing) (product_source=KO:K01951; cath_funfam=3.30.300.10,3.40.50.620,3.40.50.880; cog=COG0518,COG0519; ko=KO:K01951; pfam=PF00117,PF00958,PF02540; superfamily=52317,54810; tigrfam=TIGR00884,TIGR00888), whose product MIVSFFKINRWENDIVMEKDYILVLDYGSQYNQLIVRRIREMNVYSKLVHHEIDIEELKKDEHLKGIILSGGPNSVYEKGAFTIDDGIFELGIPILGICYGMQLICHKLGGKVEPGVVKEFGKTKINVISQNNIFNKTNDEQITWMSHTDKVVSIPDGYEKVAYSENTEFVAMENANDNIYGIQFHPEVTHTEYGNQILANFIEKCNIKDKWSMDNIVDELIENIRKEVKDDKVLCALSGGVDSSVVAYLLSKAIGSNLTCVFVDHGLLRKNEAKQVIETFSGLESELIVRNEQDLFLRKLRGVCDPERKRKIIGNTFIEVFDEVSSQLNDIKYLAQGTIYADVIESGTKTAQTIKSHHNVGGLPEDLQFKLIEPLRELFKDEVRNLGRVLGMPEKIVDRQPFPGPGLGIRIMNDVTPEKVAMLQDVDAIVREEIESVEDKHGAWQYFAVLVGAKSVGVIGDQRLYGEVVAIRAVSSIDGMSADFCRIDYDALSQMATRVINEVPGVARVVYDITSKPPGTIEWE is encoded by the coding sequence ATGATAGTGTCTTTTTTTAAAATTAATAGATGGGAGAATGATATTGTAATGGAAAAAGATTATATTTTAGTGTTAGATTATGGTAGTCAATACAACCAACTTATTGTTAGAAGAATTAGAGAGATGAATGTTTATTCAAAATTAGTTCATCATGAGATTGATATTGAAGAACTAAAAAAAGATGAGCATTTAAAAGGTATTATTTTATCTGGTGGACCAAATTCAGTTTATGAAAAAGGTGCATTTACAATTGATGATGGAATTTTTGAATTAGGTATTCCAATTTTAGGTATTTGTTATGGGATGCAACTTATTTGTCATAAATTAGGGGGAAAAGTTGAGCCTGGTGTTGTTAAAGAGTTTGGTAAAACAAAAATAAATGTTATTTCTCAAAATAATATTTTTAACAAAACTAATGATGAACAAATAACTTGGATGTCTCATACAGATAAAGTTGTTTCAATACCTGATGGTTATGAAAAAGTGGCTTATTCGGAAAATACTGAGTTTGTAGCAATGGAAAATGCAAATGATAATATTTATGGTATTCAATTTCATCCTGAAGTAACACATACTGAGTATGGAAATCAAATTTTAGCTAACTTTATTGAAAAATGTAATATTAAAGATAAATGGTCAATGGATAATATTGTTGATGAATTAATTGAAAATATTAGAAAAGAAGTTAAAGATGATAAGGTTTTATGTGCTTTATCTGGTGGTGTTGATTCTTCTGTAGTTGCTTATTTATTATCAAAAGCTATTGGTAGTAACTTAACTTGTGTTTTTGTTGATCATGGTTTATTAAGAAAAAATGAAGCTAAACAAGTTATTGAGACATTTTCTGGATTAGAATCTGAATTGATTGTTAGAAATGAACAGGATTTATTTTTAAGAAAACTTAGAGGTGTATGTGATCCTGAGCGTAAACGTAAAATAATTGGTAATACTTTTATTGAAGTATTTGATGAAGTATCTTCTCAATTAAATGATATTAAATATTTAGCACAAGGTACAATTTATGCTGATGTAATTGAATCTGGTACAAAAACTGCACAAACAATTAAATCACATCATAATGTTGGTGGATTACCAGAAGATTTACAATTTAAATTAATCGAACCATTACGAGAATTATTTAAAGATGAAGTAAGAAACTTAGGTAGAGTATTAGGAATGCCTGAGAAAATTGTTGATCGTCAACCTTTCCCTGGTCCTGGATTAGGTATAAGAATTATGAATGATGTAACTCCTGAAAAAGTAGCAATGCTTCAAGATGTTGATGCGATTGTTAGAGAAGAAATTGAAAGTGTTGAAGATAAGCATGGTGCATGGCAATACTTTGCTGTTTTAGTTGGAGCTAAATCTGTTGGTGTTATTGGTGATCAAAGATTATATGGTGAAGTTGTAGCTATTAGAGCTGTATCATCAATTGATGGTATGTCTGCTGACTTCTGTCGCATTGATTATGATGCTTTATCACAAATGGCAACAAGAGTTATTAATGAAGTGCCTGGTGTTGCTAGAGTAGTGTATGATATTACTTCTAAGCCACCTGGAACAATTGAGTGGGAATAG
- a CDS encoding integrase (product_source=COG0582; cath_funfam=1.10.443.10; cog=COG0582; pfam=PF00589,PF14657,PF14659; smart=SM00441; superfamily=56349) encodes MAKDPIKKAKDGTYYFRAHLGFDTNGKRIQKRGSGFTTKKEARDKYYELLSQKENYFEDTKEKISFEDYINMIFLSWYKTQVKQQTYDNRVTIVKHHFKYFSKFTIDEIEPIHVQKWQLSMAKTLKPSYVRGVQGLFSLAMDRAVVLGLAKQNPAKIIGNIRKQKPKINFWTKEEFEKVLSSINKNDYYQFFHYICLWLLFMSGMRIGEATALSWCDIDFETRVLNIDKTLIYKNQNDYHYGEPKTKASKRYIVLDENTISLLKEWKNLQFDTLGYETFILSYNGIPTQKSSLSKAIERYSKIADVHRIRIHDLRHSHASLLIELGENPLIIRDRLGHEEIETTLGTYGHLYPNTNYEVANKLNGILNINVENNSNKILTRNKHTSKASIKCASNVPQQKEKSSKAL; translated from the coding sequence ATGGCAAAAGACCCTATAAAAAAAGCAAAAGATGGGACATATTATTTTAGAGCGCATTTAGGCTTTGATACTAATGGAAAAAGAATACAAAAACGTGGAAGTGGTTTTACTACAAAAAAGGAAGCTCGTGATAAGTATTATGAGCTTCTTTCTCAAAAAGAAAATTACTTTGAAGATACTAAAGAAAAAATATCTTTTGAGGATTATATAAATATGATATTTCTTTCATGGTATAAAACTCAAGTAAAGCAACAGACTTATGATAATAGAGTAACCATTGTTAAACATCATTTTAAATACTTTAGTAAATTTACGATAGATGAAATAGAACCTATTCATGTTCAAAAATGGCAACTATCAATGGCAAAAACGCTTAAACCATCATACGTTAGAGGAGTACAAGGTTTATTCTCTCTAGCAATGGACAGAGCTGTAGTATTAGGTTTAGCAAAGCAAAATCCAGCTAAAATTATTGGTAATATTAGAAAACAGAAACCTAAGATTAATTTTTGGACTAAAGAAGAATTTGAAAAAGTTTTATCATCAATTAATAAAAATGATTACTATCAATTCTTTCATTACATATGTCTATGGTTATTGTTTATGAGTGGTATGAGAATTGGTGAAGCAACTGCTTTGTCTTGGTGTGATATTGATTTTGAAACTAGAGTTTTAAATATTGATAAAACGCTTATTTACAAAAATCAAAATGATTATCATTATGGTGAACCAAAAACTAAAGCAAGTAAAAGATATATTGTCTTAGACGAAAACACTATATCATTATTAAAAGAATGGAAAAATTTACAATTCGATACCTTAGGTTATGAAACATTTATACTAAGTTATAATGGAATCCCTACTCAAAAAAGTTCATTATCTAAAGCTATTGAAAGATATTCAAAGATTGCTGACGTTCATCGTATTCGTATTCATGATTTAAGGCACTCTCACGCTTCATTATTAATTGAACTAGGAGAAAACCCATTAATCATTAGAGATAGACTAGGACACGAAGAAATTGAAACTACGCTAGGAACTTATGGACATTTATATCCTAATACTAATTATGAAGTAGCTAATAAGTTAAATGGTATTCTAAATATTAATGTTGAAAATAATTCAAACAAAATCCTAACTCGTAATAAACATACATCTAAAGCTAGTATCAAATGTGCCAGCAATGTGCCACAACAAAAAGAAAAGAGCTCTAAAGCCCTATAA
- a CDS encoding hypothetical protein (product_source=Hypo-rule applied; cath_funfam=1.10.8.60; pfam=PF11372) has product MNTITKQDLIELGYGSSFATDIIREAKEIMVKKGYPFYQSRKLNRVPCNVVEDILGITLLDKTS; this is encoded by the coding sequence ATGAATACAATTACAAAGCAAGACCTTATTGAGTTAGGATATGGTAGTTCTTTTGCAACTGACATTATACGTGAAGCAAAAGAGATTATGGTTAAAAAAGGTTACCCTTTTTATCAATCTCGTAAACTTAATCGTGTTCCTTGTAATGTTGTAGAAGATATTTTAGGAATTACTTTGCTAGATAAAACTTCTTAA
- a CDS encoding S-DNA-T family DNA segregation ATPase FtsK/SpoIIIE (product_source=KO:K03466; cath_funfam=3.40.50.300; cog=COG1122; ko=KO:K03466; pfam=PF01580; smart=SM00382; superfamily=52540; transmembrane_helix_parts=Outside_1_36,TMhelix_37_59,Inside_60_65,TMhelix_66_88,Outside_89_437), with translation MKNEAKEMIRNKTTMKIKFLYLKNGFKELYRNPWKNIFIIIFITLALLILNNINYLYNLFTTWPIYYVVKTTITLAIIIIILMLFILLMINLGRPFFSTTINNNLLKIGLVNHIDEIPILLSKYKSKQKKHVRIFEFLNNGFNIMDFEKSREKIESILGVKILKIEYTQGQKIIIVYGIPLNISESQKIMYWKDDYLNCDDFTLCIGENPLEEITLNLNEIPHILLGGASGSGKTELLKLILMQCLRKQAKIIISDFKSGIDFSSDWQSKCDVITSKENLLIVLNDLAEELEKRKQLLREVNVSNISEYNSKEANLQRIIFACDEIAELLDKTGVSKEEKEIIIQIENKLSLFARQGRAFGIHLVLATQRPDSNILNGQIRSNIGYRLCGRADSILSSIIIDNTKASELIPSNAQGLFINQDNIVFQAYYFEDEHLL, from the coding sequence ATGAAAAATGAAGCAAAAGAAATGATAAGAAACAAAACAACCATGAAAATAAAATTCTTGTATTTGAAAAATGGATTTAAAGAATTATATAGAAACCCATGGAAAAACATATTTATAATTATTTTTATAACATTAGCATTATTGATCTTAAATAATATTAATTACTTATATAATCTCTTTACTACATGGCCTATATACTATGTAGTAAAAACAACAATTACACTAGCTATCATAATTATTATTTTAATGCTTTTCATATTATTAATGATTAACTTGGGAAGACCATTTTTCAGTACAACAATAAATAATAATTTATTAAAAATTGGCTTAGTAAATCATATTGATGAAATTCCAATATTATTATCAAAATATAAATCAAAGCAAAAGAAACATGTTAGGATTTTTGAATTTCTAAATAATGGTTTTAATATAATGGATTTTGAAAAAAGCAGAGAAAAGATAGAGTCAATTCTAGGAGTGAAAATATTAAAAATTGAATATACACAGGGACAAAAAATAATTATAGTTTATGGCATACCTTTAAATATAAGTGAAAGTCAAAAAATTATGTATTGGAAAGATGATTATTTGAATTGTGATGATTTTACACTTTGTATAGGTGAAAATCCTTTAGAAGAAATCACACTTAATCTTAATGAAATACCTCACATTTTATTAGGTGGAGCAAGTGGCTCTGGTAAAACAGAATTATTAAAGTTAATTTTAATGCAGTGTTTAAGAAAACAAGCTAAAATAATAATTTCTGATTTTAAAAGTGGCATAGATTTCTCTAGTGATTGGCAAAGTAAATGTGATGTTATAACAAGTAAAGAAAATTTATTAATAGTATTAAATGACTTAGCAGAAGAGTTGGAAAAAAGAAAACAATTATTAAGAGAAGTAAATGTATCAAATATTAGTGAATATAATAGTAAGGAAGCAAACTTACAAAGAATTATATTTGCTTGTGATGAAATAGCTGAACTATTAGATAAAACAGGAGTATCGAAAGAAGAAAAAGAAATAATAATTCAAATAGAAAATAAATTATCTCTATTTGCTAGACAAGGTAGAGCCTTTGGCATACATCTTGTTTTAGCAACTCAGCGCCCTGATTCTAATATTCTAAATGGACAGATAAGAAGCAATATAGGATATCGACTTTGTGGTCGTGCTGATTCAATTCTATCTTCTATTATTATTGACAATACAAAAGCGAGTGAACTAATTCCAAGTAATGCTCAAGGATTATTTATAAATCAAGATAATATTGTTTTTCAAGCATATTATTTTGAAGATGAACATTTACTTTAG